The Natronobacterium texcoconense genome includes the window CCCGAAGCACCGATCTCGATCCACGAAGAGGACTGGTACGAGGAGCGTGACATCGAACTCTCGCTCGACACGCACGTCACCTCGGTCGACACCGACGCACACGTCGTTCACACCCACAGCGGCGAGGAGATCAGCTACGACAAGCTGCTCGTCGCGACCGGCGGAACGCCGACCCAGCTTCCGGTCGATGGCAGCGACGCCGACGGCATCCACCACTTCTGGACGTTCCAGGACGCTCGAGCGATCAAGGAAAGCGCCGAGGCCGCCGACACGGGCGTCGTCGTCGGCGCGGGCCTGCTCGGAATCGACTTCGCTGCGGTCTGTGGATCACAGGGCGTCGAGGGCAAGTACCTGATGCGTGGCGACCGCTGGTGGCGCTACGCGCTCACGGCAGACGGCGCGGATATCATCCACGACGGCCTGCGCGAGAAGGGCGTCGAGCCGGTCTTCGACAGCGGCGTCGACCACTTCGAGACGGACGAAGACGGTCACGTGAACGCGGCCGTCGATCCGAACGGCGAACGCTACGAGTGTGACTTCGCCGGCGTCGCCATCGGTCTCACGTTCAACACCGAGTTCCTCCGTGGAAGCGGTATCGAGCAAGACAACGGCATCGTCGTCGACGAGTACATGCAGACCAACGTCGACGACATCTACGCGGCC containing:
- a CDS encoding NAD(P)/FAD-dependent oxidoreductase yields the protein MTEYVIIGDGISGSSAAETLREEDPDSEITVITDEGEPLYNRILIKEHAKGKLPEAPISIHEEDWYEERDIELSLDTHVTSVDTDAHVVHTHSGEEISYDKLLVATGGTPTQLPVDGSDADGIHHFWTFQDARAIKESAEAADTGVVVGAGLLGIDFAAVCGSQGVEGKYLMRGDRWWRYALTADGADIIHDGLREKGVEPVFDSGVDHFETDEDGHVNAAVDPNGERYECDFAGVAIGLTFNTEFLRGSGIEQDNGIVVDEYMQTNVDDIYAAGDITQFYDVLLGEQAQNGSWGSAKEQGRIAAVNMAADDEAEEFEWVSSYSITHFDFPFLSFGHPTLGDEHAERRYSDTEWRRIAFKDGKIVGGVLIGDLSPQSKFKQLMREQREVADQAEVLLEQSVDLDNLAPTQEK